TAGCGGCATTTGGCTACGGATACGGGCCTGGGCCTGGTCAGCGGTGAGCCGATTGCGCGCCATTAATCGCTGCTGCTGCTGAGTTTCGCTGCAAGCAACCACCCAAATCTCGCTTACCTGATCAGTCAAGTTAGCTTCAAACAGCAGGGGAATGGACTGCACCACAATGGGCAACTCTGTCAGCGCTGCCATTGCCTCGGTAAACTGCTGTCGCACAAAGGGGTGGATCTGCTGCTCTAGCCAGCGCTTTTCTGCCGTGTCGTTGAAAACAATCTCCCCCAGGCGCGCCCGGTTCAAACTGCCCTCAGGCTGCAGAATGGTCGGGCCATAGCGATGTGCGATCGCACCCAAAATTGGCGACCCTAGTTCTACCGCCTGCCGAGCATAGTGGTCGGCATCGAGCACCGGAATTGAGTGCTGCGACTGCAAATACTGAGATACCGTAGATTTGCCGGTGGCAATGCCGCCGGTCAGACCGATGATCCGCTGCCTGCCCATGTGCTGATCGCCTCAGTCAGGCCGTCTAGGGTATACTCTGCCGCTTCGATGTCTACCCGTCCTAGCAATTCCTGACAGGTGATTGAAGTTTGTGGCCCAATCGAGGCAATGGCAACCTCTGCCAGGAAGCTCAGCCAATCGGGGCCTAACCCCTGCTCTACTAGGGCGCTAAAGTGCCGCACCGTCTTAGAGCTGGCAAAGGTGACCACGTCTACCGAACCAGACTGTAGCGCGGCGATGGCTTGCGGATCCAGTTCGCGGGGGCAGCCCGACTCATAGGCTGCTACTGCCACCACCTGTGCCCCCGCAGCCGTGAGTTCTTCGATCAGCACTTCCCGGCTGCCGCTCTCGACGCGGGGAAAAAGCACTTTCAGCCCGTCTACCGGCTCCGGAAAATGCTCCACCAGCGCATCGGCCACAAAGTCTGGGGGCACAAAGTCCGGCGCTAGCCCCCACTGCCCCAATACCGCTGCCGTTTTTTTGCCCACCACAGCAATTTTGATCCCGGCGAGCGATCGCACATCCTTTCCAGCCGCCAGCAGTCGCTCTAGAAAATAGTTCACCCCGTTAGCCGAAGTTAGGATCAGCCAGTTAAAGCGGGAGAGATGTGCGATCGCATCATCCAACTCTGCCCAACTAGAAGGGGGGCAAATCTCCAGGGCAGGCATCTCCACCACCTGGGCTCCTTGAGCCTGCAGCAGCTTGGTGAACTGGCTCGACTGCCCGAGTGAGCGCGTGACCAAGATGGTTTTGCCAGTTAAAGGCATTGCTGGGGCTGCAGCCGGGGGAACGGTATTAGCGAGGCTTCCCAGTTCAGACATGGTTAATGCTGGCCGCTCACTTCCCATTAAATACGGACGCAATCCTACCACTTCTCCAATCACAATCACGCAGGGCGATAGCTTTTCCCCTTTCGTCACCTGGTCAATATTGAGCAGCGTGCCCTGCCAAACCTGCTGCTGAGGCTGACCAGCCCAACGAATCACCGCTACTGGAGTTTCGGGCCGCTTGCCGCTAGCGCGCAGTCGAGCTGCGATCGCACCTAAATTACGCGCCCCCATCAGCACAACCACCGTCTGTATCTGAGCTAAGGCCCGCCAGTCCAGCAAATCCATATCGTGAGCTGTGACTACCGAAAATCCGTGCCCCCACACCGAATCGGTCAGCGGAATTCCAGCTAACAGCGGCGCAGCCAGCGCCGAGGAAAGGCCCGGTACCACTTCAAAGGCACACCCCGCCCCCTTGAGCGCCTGAATCTCTGAAGTCGTGCGTCCAAAGATAAAAGGGTCGCCACTTTTCAGCCGCACCACCTGCCGCCCCTGCTGGCACAGATCCACCAGCAGCCGATCGATCTCAGTCTGCGGTGGGCTGGGTTGGCCGCCCCGTTTGCCTACATCAAACTGCTCACACGTTGGCGGCAGCAGCGCCAACCAGTCGCTATTCACTAGCGCATCGTGCACCAGCGCCTCGGCTTGCCCCAGCACTTGATACCCCCTCAAGGTGAGATAGGCCAGATCCCCTGGCCCTGCTCCTACCAGATACACCTTACCTGTGGTCACACTGCTTTCCTGGGATGTGTCTTTTTTATGATGCCTGAGAATGGGGGGTGGGGGAGATGGGGATGGTGGGGGAGATGGGGAGGGTGGGGAAGGTGGGGAGCAAATGCGGTAGGGGCAGGTCTAGGCAGAGACGTTTACTTCTCTTCCCCAATTTCTCAAGACTTGCTTGACGTGTGGCTACGCCTAACTTCCTGCTCTCTGTCTGGAAAATTAAATTAAAAAACAGGTGCTTTCCCTGCCTCCTCAGTCCGGCTATCTTAAGGCAATAGCCCCCTCTTTAACGGCACATGTCACATTCCTCAGCGCTGGTGCTTAAACGTGTTTTTTCGGGTTTTGCGATCGCAGCCGCAGCAATTACACTCTCGGCTCAGGCAGCACCAGCGGCTACCCTGAGCTTTGTGCAGCCAGGAGACGGCGGTACCTTTAGACCTCTAGTGCCTGTGGCTCCGGGGGAGTATGGTTTTGAAGGCCGGGGCGGCAGCCCAACTACCTGGGAGCTGGGGGTGGGCACTCAGACTAGCGTTGTCGGCAGCTTTAACGAGGCGGATTTTGCTTGGGGGGCGCTGCAGCCTTTTGAGATGACTTGGGCCCCTGGATCTCTAGTTAGCGTCACTGTTGGGACGACTAGCCTGTCTTACAGCGCTGACTGGCTGGTGGGCAACGCTATCCGCGTGATCGCCAAGCAAAAGGCCCTGCTTTCTATTTCCGAGGTGGATGGGCAAAGTTTGAGGGGCAGCATTGGCGATATTGCAGGCACGACTCTGGAAAAGCTCTACCTCACAGGAGACAGTCTGCTAGATGGTTGGACGCTGAAAGGGCAGATTCAAATTGCGCCGGGCGGCAACTCCCGCAATGAGATCTTGATCACCAGCGGCAACTTCACCCCCGCTGAACCGGTTCCCGAACCACTGACTACGGCGGCGCTCTTTCTGGTAGCAACGGCAGGATTGGGGCTGACTCAACGGGTTATCAAAGCCTGATCGGCGGGGATGGTTTCGTGGCATTCTGGTAGCCAGCATTCAAGAGAGCCCCGATGATCACGCTGTACCACACACCCATTTCGCTTAATTCCCGCCGAGTCTGGGTAACCCTGTTGGAAAAGGGTCTGTCCTTTGATCTGGTGAAGGTCAACCTTACCGGGGGCGAGCAGTACCAGCCAGAGTTCCTGGCAATGAACCCGTTTCACCACATTCCGGTGCTGGTGGACGATGAGACTACAGTGATCGAGTCCTTCGCCATATTGGATTACCTGGAAGCGAAGTATCCGACTCCGGCACTGCTGCCAAAAGAGGCAAATGCGATCGCAAAAGTCCGCATGGTGCAGATGGTTGTGCTAAATGAGCTGACGACCGCTCTTGGCCCACTCACCCGCCAGTTTATGGGGTTTGGCGAAGCGTCACCGGAAGAACTGGACAAGGCTAAGCAGCAGGTTGCCGTCTCCCTAAAATTCTTTGAGTCAAAGCTGGGAGATCAGACCTTCTTCGGCGGCGAACAGCTGACGCTGGCCGACATTGTTTTAGGCATTATCACGCCTTGGTTCGACGAGCTGGCGCTGCCCCTGGCCGACTATCCGGGCCTGCAAGCCTGGACGGCTCGACTGATGGAGCGACCCGCCTGGAAGACCACCCAGGCCACACCGGAGGAAATCGAAGCCTTTAAGGTGCGCGCCCGCGAAATGATGGCACGCCGACGTTAGATCAGCCGTAAATCTTGCGGTAGTAGCTCTGATACTCGGCCGACAGCAGCGGCATCCACCAGTCGCGGTGAGTTAGATACCACTGAACAGTCTGCCGCAGCCCTTGCTCTAGCGTCACACTGGGCGACCAGCCGAGCTGAGTCTGGATCTTGGTAATGTCCATCGCGTAGCGACGGTCGTGACCAGGCCGATCCTTGACGAAGGTGATCAGGTCGCGGCAGGGGCGTACCGGCAGATCCTCTGCCAGTTCATCCATCAGGTCGCACAGGGTATGAACCAGGTCAATGTTTTTGACCTCGGCTTGGCCCCCGATATTGTAGGTTTCGCCTGGCTGGGCCTGGTGCAGCACTCTGTCGATGGCGCGGCAGTGATCTTCCACATACAGCCAATCCCGGATGTTCTGGCCGTCACCGTAGACGGGCAGAGGCTTGCCCAGCAGCATGTTGACGCACATCAGGGGAATGAGCTTTTCAGGGAAGTGGTAGGGGCCGTAGTTGTTGGAGCAGTTGGTAATCAGGGTGGGCAGGCCGTAGGTGTGGAAGTAGGCACGGGCCAGGTGGTCGCTGCCCGCCTTAGAAGCTGAGTAGGGGCTGTTGGGAGCATAGGGCGTGGTTTCTGAAAAGGCCGGGTCTTCTGGCCCTAGGCTGCCGTACACCTCGTCGGTAGAGACATGCAAAAAGCGAAACTGTGACGGCTGCCCCTGAGCCTGCCAATACTGGCGAAAGGCTTCGAGCAGGGTGAAGGTGCCAACGACGTTGGTCTGCACAAAGGCCTCGGGTCCGAGGATAGAGCGATCCACGTGGGACTCGGCAGCGAAGTGAACCACAGCGTCGATCGCATGATCCTGCAGCAGGGTGGTAACGAGGGTGCGATCGCAAATATCCCCCTTCACTAGCTCCACCGCCCCAGTCTCAACCAAATCGGCTAGGGTTTTGGCATTGCCCGCGTAGGTCAGGGCATCTAGCACCCAAATCTTTTCGCCCGGTCGCTGTTGGGCCCAGTGCCGCACAAAGTTAGAGCCAATAAAGCCCGAACCGCCAGTCACCAGCAGCCGCTTTAAAGAAAGTTCTGTCAACTGCTTATCTCCTCACCGTCTACACCAAACCGTCTACACCAAAGCTTTGAACAGCCTCTAAACCAGCTCAATCTGCGAGTCGTCACCGACCAAAAACCGCAAGGCCTTAGGTCTTTGAGGCGTCGTTTTCAGGTGGACGCGCTGACCAATCACGCTGTCTACAATGCGGTGGGGAATGCCCTCAATCCGCGCTCCGCCTAAAATAACGCTGTGATCGACTTCTGTCTCAATCAGCGTAACTGAGTCAGAAATACTGCTGTAGGGGCCGATAAAGCAGTTCTCGATGTGACAGTTGCGGCCGATCACCACCGGCCCTCGAATCACAGATTTGATGATTGT
The window above is part of the Pseudanabaena sp. FACHB-2040 genome. Proteins encoded here:
- the cobA gene encoding uroporphyrinogen-III C-methyltransferase, which codes for MTTGKVYLVGAGPGDLAYLTLRGYQVLGQAEALVHDALVNSDWLALLPPTCEQFDVGKRGGQPSPPQTEIDRLLVDLCQQGRQVVRLKSGDPFIFGRTTSEIQALKGAGCAFEVVPGLSSALAAPLLAGIPLTDSVWGHGFSVVTAHDMDLLDWRALAQIQTVVVLMGARNLGAIAARLRASGKRPETPVAVIRWAGQPQQQVWQGTLLNIDQVTKGEKLSPCVIVIGEVVGLRPYLMGSERPALTMSELGSLANTVPPAAAPAMPLTGKTILVTRSLGQSSQFTKLLQAQGAQVVEMPALEICPPSSWAELDDAIAHLSRFNWLILTSANGVNYFLERLLAAGKDVRSLAGIKIAVVGKKTAAVLGQWGLAPDFVPPDFVADALVEHFPEPVDGLKVLFPRVESGSREVLIEELTAAGAQVVAVAAYESGCPRELDPQAIAALQSGSVDVVTFASSKTVRHFSALVEQGLGPDWLSFLAEVAIASIGPQTSITCQELLGRVDIEAAEYTLDGLTEAISTWAGSGSSV
- a CDS encoding glutathione S-transferase family protein, with translation MITLYHTPISLNSRRVWVTLLEKGLSFDLVKVNLTGGEQYQPEFLAMNPFHHIPVLVDDETTVIESFAILDYLEAKYPTPALLPKEANAIAKVRMVQMVVLNELTTALGPLTRQFMGFGEASPEELDKAKQQVAVSLKFFESKLGDQTFFGGEQLTLADIVLGIITPWFDELALPLADYPGLQAWTARLMERPAWKTTQATPEEIEAFKVRAREMMARRR
- the rfbB gene encoding dTDP-glucose 4,6-dehydratase; this translates as MTELSLKRLLVTGGSGFIGSNFVRHWAQQRPGEKIWVLDALTYAGNAKTLADLVETGAVELVKGDICDRTLVTTLLQDHAIDAVVHFAAESHVDRSILGPEAFVQTNVVGTFTLLEAFRQYWQAQGQPSQFRFLHVSTDEVYGSLGPEDPAFSETTPYAPNSPYSASKAGSDHLARAYFHTYGLPTLITNCSNNYGPYHFPEKLIPLMCVNMLLGKPLPVYGDGQNIRDWLYVEDHCRAIDRVLHQAQPGETYNIGGQAEVKNIDLVHTLCDLMDELAEDLPVRPCRDLITFVKDRPGHDRRYAMDITKIQTQLGWSPSVTLEQGLRQTVQWYLTHRDWWMPLLSAEYQSYYRKIYG
- the coaE gene encoding dephospho-CoA kinase (Dephospho-CoA kinase (CoaE) performs the final step in coenzyme A biosynthesis.) — its product is MGRQRIIGLTGGIATGKSTVSQYLQSQHSIPVLDADHYARQAVELGSPILGAIAHRYGPTILQPEGSLNRARLGEIVFNDTAEKRWLEQQIHPFVRQQFTEAMAALTELPIVVQSIPLLFEANLTDQVSEIWVVACSETQQQQRLMARNRLTADQAQARIRSQMPLAEKIAQADVVLDNSADLNALFQQVDWALQQAP